One window from the genome of [Mycobacterium] stephanolepidis encodes:
- a CDS encoding adenosylmethionine--8-amino-7-oxononanoate transaminase, translating into MTPDEVGAIDAAHVWHPYSRIGDPDTTQRPLVVTSASGPHITVVREGRPVEVLDAMSSWWSCIHGHGHPALDRAVTEQVASMSHVMFGGLTHEPAARLAQLLVELTPPGLETVFFCDSGSVSVEVAIKMALQYWRSLGLPAKHRLMTWRGGYHGDTFAPMSVCDPEGGMHSLWTDVLVEQVFAEKVPNAYDDEYTRRFEAELTEHAAELAAVIVEPVVQGAGGMRFHDPRYLTELRAMCDRHGVLLIFDEIATGFGRTGELFAADHAGISPDIMCVGKAMTGGYVTLAATLCTAKIARTISDGAAGALMHGPTFMANPLACAVAVASIELLQSGEWKSRVAAISEGLRSGLAPAADLDGVADVRVCGAIGVIDMQLPLGEHAMRAATDAALDAGVWLRPFRTLIYTMPPYICSEDEIHRITDAMVRAATAVGAASPGRTP; encoded by the coding sequence TTGACACCCGATGAAGTCGGAGCCATCGATGCCGCGCATGTGTGGCATCCGTACAGCAGGATCGGTGATCCCGATACGACCCAGCGGCCGCTGGTGGTCACCAGCGCGAGCGGACCACATATCACTGTGGTGCGTGAGGGCCGACCGGTCGAGGTGCTCGACGCGATGAGCTCATGGTGGTCGTGCATTCACGGCCACGGCCATCCCGCGCTGGACCGTGCGGTGACCGAACAGGTGGCCTCGATGAGTCACGTCATGTTCGGTGGGCTCACCCACGAACCCGCCGCGCGCCTCGCCCAACTGCTGGTGGAGCTGACTCCGCCTGGCCTGGAAACGGTGTTCTTCTGCGACTCCGGATCGGTATCGGTGGAAGTGGCGATCAAGATGGCGCTGCAGTACTGGCGCAGTCTGGGGCTGCCCGCCAAGCATCGCCTGATGACCTGGCGCGGGGGTTACCACGGCGACACCTTCGCCCCGATGAGCGTGTGCGATCCGGAAGGCGGCATGCACTCGCTGTGGACTGATGTGCTGGTCGAGCAGGTCTTCGCCGAGAAGGTTCCCAACGCGTACGACGACGAGTACACGCGGCGTTTTGAAGCGGAGCTGACCGAGCATGCCGCCGAACTGGCGGCCGTCATCGTCGAGCCGGTGGTTCAGGGTGCCGGCGGAATGCGGTTCCACGATCCGCGTTATCTGACAGAGCTGCGCGCCATGTGCGACCGGCACGGTGTGCTGCTGATCTTCGACGAGATCGCGACAGGGTTCGGGCGCACCGGTGAACTGTTTGCGGCCGACCATGCCGGGATCAGCCCCGACATCATGTGTGTGGGCAAGGCGATGACCGGTGGCTATGTGACCCTGGCCGCCACGCTGTGTACCGCGAAGATCGCACGCACCATCAGCGACGGTGCGGCGGGCGCGCTCATGCACGGCCCGACCTTCATGGCCAACCCGTTGGCCTGCGCGGTGGCGGTCGCCTCGATAGAACTACTGCAATCAGGGGAGTGGAAATCGCGGGTCGCGGCGATATCCGAGGGCCTGCGCAGCGGACTGGCGCCCGCCGCTGATCTCGATGGGGTTGCCGATGTGCGGGTGTGCGGTGCGATCGGGGTGATTGACATGCAACTGCCCTTGGGTGAGCACGCCATGCGGGCCGCCACCGATGCGGCGCTCGACGCCGGGGTGTGGCTGCGGCCGTTCCGGACCTTGATCTACACGATGCCGCCGTACATCTGCAGCGAGGACGAGATACACCGGATTACCGATGCGATGGTGCGTGCGGCGACCGCGGTGGGGGCCGCATCGCCGGGCCGAACGCCGTGA